The Alnus glutinosa chromosome 1, dhAlnGlut1.1, whole genome shotgun sequence region GATAATATAAACACTGTCGAATGACTTTTTGGGTGCTTGTCTTGTTATTTGCTAGAGAAAGCTCTCCTCTTTGTTAATTAACCTCTTTTCAAAATATTGTTTAGCAATGGAGCAATATATTATAATCTACATAGAGAACtggttttaatttatttgttctaTGTCAAAATCTTCAGAAGAttgttttatcaaaataaaattcttagaATTTGTGTAGAAACAAAGTGTCAAAATTCTCACTGTTTTCTCCTTTGACTCATGTCTCTCTTTATATTACAGGATGTCATAGCCTGTGATGTTATAAATCCTGACCACATTGATGTGGAATTTGACTCTATTGGAGGACTGGAAACTATCAAGCAAGCTTTATTTGAACTGGTGATTCTCCCACTACGGAGGCCTGACCTTTTCTCCCACGGGAAGCTTCTGGGTCCCCAGAAAGGGGTCTTGTTATATGGACCTCCTGGTACTGGAAAGACAATGCTTGCCAAAGCTATTGCAAAAGAGTCTGGAGCTGTTTTCATCAATGTGAGGATATCAAATCTGATGAGCAAATGGTTCGGTGATGCACAAAAACTTGGTGAGTGAAGATTGTAATTATCCTTCCTATCTTGGATTTGTGGGTTTTTCTTCATGCCCCTtccaaacatatataatttcatcAAGTATttgtgctttttcttttcttgtggtGGGCCTCATTTTTCcgctttttttgataagtaaaaggaAATAAGTACGAGTTAATGGGCCTCATTAAATTTAGTTAATCAAATTTGGTTTGACCTTTGATGATAAAAGTGAGATAATATCAACTAAGAACACATGGCTTTATGTCCCTATCTATTGGGTTAATTGAGCTGAACACAATTGGACCAGTAAGATGGTTTGAACACTTTCTTTTGGTCCACGATTATGTGAGAATATTTTAGGTATCATTGGTTCTACTATTATAGATTTTCACTTTAGTCAAACTAATTGCAATTTAATTCAAATGGATTTCTGACATAGGTTTGAGATTGtctaatgattttaattttaagaattcttgcaattttcgTTTTTGTGATGTTAATAATGTGTTCTGCATAAAGAATATTATAATAAGCATATTATATTTCATGGGTATAAATTGTCTGTTTCAATATCATCCTTTATAAGAGCTTCTAACAATCTACTCAactaataaatgaaaaaagaataatatatatgttgtatgtATGTACATTTGTATGTGTTGACAATCATGTATCTAGTTAAGAGTGTAAGCAATCCTGCTACATGGTAAAGGAGGAAAAAAGAATGTGATCAAATGGTTGATTAAGAAGCCAGCTTCTTTATAATGAAACTGTACTTCCTTCGCTCCCTTTTTTCTAATGGGAAGATGTACTGGTTGtacttttttttagataaattagTTTATGCTTGTGAACCACAAATAGATGAAGTAGATTATCTATATTCTTAGTTGTGTTTTCTGCCATGTGCGGTGCTTAGATGAAGTAGATTATATGTTTTCTTAGTTGTGTCTTCTGCCAAGTGTGGTGCTTAGATGAagtagatttatgctttcttagtTGTGTCTTCTGCTAAGTTTGATGCTTTAATTTTGTCAATCGTCAATAGTGCAAACATTATTTTTGCAGTGGCTGCTGTATTTAGCTTGGCTTATAAACTCCAGCCAGCTATCATATTTATTGATGAGGTCGATAGTTTCTTGGGACAGCGGCGAAATACCGATCATGaagcattaacaaacatgaAGACTGAGTTCATGGCTTTATGGGATGGATTCACCACAGATCGTAAGTTTAAGTGCTTTAAACACATTTATGTCTTGTGATTTTCTCTTTGAAGAATCGAGTAGAATGTTTGTCATAAAGAGGATCTATAGCAACGAGGAGCCGTACATAGTCCTCTTTAGTTAATCCAGTTTTCTCAGATGTCTTggttttttatgattttatattgttcttgtAGAGAATGCTCGAGTGATGGTTCTTGCAGCTACTAATCGTCCATCAGAACTTGATGAAGCAATACTTCGGCGTCTTCCTCAGGCTTTTGAGATTGGGATACCTGACCGCAGGGAGAGGGCTGAGATACTGAGGGTGGTTTTGAAGGGTGAGAGTGTTGAAAGCAACATTGACTATGATCGCCTAGCTAGCTTGTGTGAAGGTTACACGGGTTCagatcttcttgaactctgtAAGAAAGCAGCATATTTTCCTATCAGGGACCTACTAGATGAAGAGAAGACTGGGAAACGATCTTCTGTGAGTGcctattattttcttcttccactagttagcttttctttttcaattaaaaaattattcctTTTGGTGGCATGCTTGGGTATGGCAGAACCTTGTGACAATACATAATTTCAAAGATAACCTTAAATTCTACTTCTCTTTTTGCTTTGTATGCAAAGTATCTCACATCCGTGTTACCAATCATTTTTTGTGTCATGAAATTGATTATTTAAGAATCTCTTTACTGTTTCTCTTGATCATTGCTCAAGTTCTTTTAAGCGTTCAGTATATAGCTATAATTCTACATACTATTGACTTTGTAGATGGTAAGCATAATTCTGTTTTATTGATTCATGGCTTcatatgtatgtatttttgttttgtctgCCTTTCTCTTCAGAATATTGCCGGTGTCCATGGGGTTAAAGTCTTATTTTAGGAACCATGGCAACCAACAACCTTTTGTAATACATGAACTAAAATGATGGGCATCAAGTGACTTTTCTCTTGACCCTTCCACTGGATATTTACATGTTGAATAAGTCTTATTTGCATGGAGAGTAAAGAAATGTAATTCATATTACAtcagtataaaaaaaaaaacttcagtTATATACGCCTTTgccaaaataaacatataatttagCTCGATTTTATGGAGTTCTGTTTTGCATGGTACCGACTATTGTATATGTTTTATGTTCCAGGCACCGAGACCATTGACTCAATCAGACTTGGAGAAAGTCCTTGCCACATCAATAAAGACAAAGGTAGCTGCTAGTGAATACACTGGATTAACCTCACAATCAGCAGGGTGGTCGAGGAATAGGGAGCCAGCTGATTATCAGGTTCAAGCTGCAATAAGTGAGCTCTCTAAGCTTGTAGTTTCCCAAATATTGAACATTCAATCAGATGCCCCGGACCAGTGAATTTTTTACATTGAAACCGAGTCTGCTTAAGCAAAATTTGATCGACAGTAACTTTGTTAGCCGTAGAGAATTTGCCATATACATATCTAAAATTTGTTGATTGGCTATAATATTTTTgtatgtcttttaaaatttcatGTTTAATATAGCAATTGAAACAATCAATTTGCTTCTGTTTTCAGTTTCgctccctctttctttttttacgaCTTTTAGAAGTTAATTTGGATTTGCTATAGATTGGTATTGTCTTAAGCATCAAGTAAATATTCAATCAGATGGTCCAATGTTTGACCCTTCAAAATTAGCACATTCTTTAAATTTCCAGGAGACACCAGTGAGTGTCACCCGCATTTACCTGAACTTCTCTCTTTTGATTGCAGCCCCTCCCCCTCAATCGGATGAATCAGCATTATTTCCATccatctttctctctttctcagaaataaaaaataaaatcagttgAGTAGGATGATAATATGGTTTGTTCTCAAACACTATTGTCCACAAAATCATTAGTAGTGAATTATATGCAAATAAACTCGATCAAATTCTCCAATCTCAAGAAATTTAATATGAGTCATAAAGAAGTAGAAGCTAGGATGAAGAAAGTACAAAGATGCTGGCCGACTGGCCGTAGGGAAAGTGGGAAACTGAGTTTATCTTAATTAGCTCCAGCCGTTTCGACAAAGCTCCATTAATTGCACCAAGGAAAAATCAGCTAAGCTTTCAGCCATATTTTGTCGTTATAGGTATGTAATTGTTCTCATGCCCCGGGGTGGGCATGAGTTTGGTAGGTGGTTAAGTCGGTTCActgacttttgtcggaatgcagtcagtgaatttatttcggttaagtcagTTAATAAGCGGTCGgtttaagtcggttaagcggttaataggcggtcggtaaagcggttaataagtgctcggttaaatcggttaacgtGGGTAATGAAAccacgtcgttttgatttttttaaagggaaaaaaataggattaaatgtttcgttcttactaaaacgacgttgtttcgttttatgtcggttcggttcAGTTAATCGGTTGAAATAAAATGCGGTTCGGCTCGGTTTGGTTACCGAACCGTCtttcgaaataaaattttataccgactactgAACCGAAAATTAGTTGGTAGATGGTCGATGGCGGTTTGATTCTATTCGGTAATCGGTCGGTAGACGGATAATTTACCCACCCCTATTCATGCCTCATGGGatccaaaactatttttatttataaaatgaaGGATTTATTTGAGATCGTTGGTGTAATGACAAGGGGAGCCATATTTGCATTGTCTGAGTTTTTTTATAATCACTTACACAATTCAGTTTCACTTagggtgtgtttgagattgcaatttcataaataaatcgtgcaattttaaactaaatcacaaaaaaaattaatcatttgagaattgcatttttttttataaaaaaaattgcgatttgaaaacgcagaaattTGTCTTTCTAAATCTTAGGCAAtgtggtatttttttgaaaactcgacattttaaaggctaatatgTAATTGCCATAcacttaactgtatttttaaaaatcattttttgaaatcacatattttaaaaaattgcttatttttaaATGGCAAACTCAAATGTGAAACTTAACACccataagtatttttataaatcacaCACTCTACGTTAGCTATTCATCTTTTTAATGTGGAACTAAAATGTTACCGTTTTTGTTGCAATGCTTATGCGTTTAATATGTTTCCTATGCTATCAATGTGGGTTTAGAGTGGGGTACTTAGAGTTTACCAGCTTTCTGTAGGTTGGACCACGCAATTTCCAAACCTTTTTCTACCAAGTTTAATATGGATCTACTCAACCACTCTCCCTATTGGAGTAAATATGGGTTTCCTTGTCCATCAAGCATTGATTTGCTACGACCTTTAGAGTAaaaaaccctatatatatatatatatatatatatatatatatcccaccTTTTGGAGTCAGTACTACATGGCATCTTTcttcaagaaaaagagaaacaaaatcaaaaagaaattgaaccataaaagagaagataaaaggAGAATAAACTTCTTCACCTAATCATTCGTATCAAAGAAGAGATGAGTTGAATATTCAAATTAACCAGTTACTCAAAAATAGAACTTATTTTGGTCACTTGTGGTTAGCAAGTTGCAACAGCTACCAATGATTAAAGACCCTCTGTAGCTGAGCTGGCATTATAAATTAGAATAGGTATGGTTGGGTTTGAAGTGAAGTGTTGTGTCAAAGCCATACTTACTTAAAGGTAGGCAGCTCCGTCCAGCCAATAAAGCAAGGCTTTTTCATTAAAACTCTTTTCTGTGGGTCTCACTCAcattctttttattataaaaaaaagataggaccaaaagtttttccttttttttcttttttttttttttaaaaaaaaaataataaaaaaaatccacaaacaaTTTGAAAGAATAACCCAAATACAACCAAGGAGATAGCTAGCTAGAAGATGACAAATTATGGAGAAATATGCACATAAAATAAGTTAAACTTGGACCATGAATTCGTATGAACCATACATAACCCAATATAATTAGTGGATATAATGCCACAGATTGCAGTATCAAGTGCCAAAGGAATCGATCGGTGTGCATTCATGAAAGGGAGccatcaaattatatatatatatatatgatgcttcaaaatcaaaatcgTTGTCAACAGATTTTCTGAGGCTGCAATGATCATGCCATCATGGCATAAAGACAAGTATACTTTATACCACAGCAACCTGTTGCATCTCTCTGCATAAATTTGTGATACTGGATCATCGGCTATTTCGGTCCACAAACAGAGCCTTTCTTTTGACAGTTGCTCCTGATAACCTTATTAGAGCTAAATCTTCTTTTCATTCCAATATAAGGAGAATCTTATTCCGTGAAGTATCCCGTTAAAATTTGAGTACAGTTGATATGACATTTCAATCAATTTTTGGGGATAATTGTATCATTGGTCTTTGAGATTGGcgtaaattacaaatcactccctgtggtaCAAAATGTTTATAGAGGATCCCCGTGGTagactataattacgaatcacttctTGAACTCATTTTTCGTTCACCAAGTTAACAAattccgttagtttgtcacgttATATCTAGTAGGAAATCGACACGTGACCACCCCAGGTCCTAGGGTGGCCACATGTCACCCCTCAGacgtggctgggccacccccgaCAACCACccctttgttattttctattttttttaaaaataaaataaaataatttttaagttttatttatttatttatttttattgtaatgatcACGTATCaatttcttattgggtatgacgtgacaaactaacagaatttgttaacttggtggatgaaAACGGGTTCAAGAAGtcattcgtaattatagtttaccacatggACCCTCTATGAAATTTTTGTACTAcatgaagtgatttgtaatttaggccaacctcaGAGACAAATGGTAcaattattcataatttttgaacgAGTCAAactgtgaaataaaaatgtattacataatattattcttaaaaatttatttttattttttattttaaataataactaATTCAAAAGTTAATTGCAACGGTCGGATAAGTAAgtaatgtaaaataattatagaataaaaatattatatataaaatttactcCAAATTTACGCCTTGAAATTCATCATTGGCAACTGAAAGGGCAAAGTTGCTATTGGTCTCGTGGAGCGTTAAAGGTTGGGCGAACTTTGAATAGACTACTGCTAAGAAATAAGAATATGTATATGTATCAAAAGACATTGACAACAACATGCTTTGATTAATAACTTGAAAAGTTCAGTTTACTTGTTCAAAGCTAGGCAACTTCAGACAGCTTTTGCATGTCATGTCAaacttacatttatttattatattttaggcAAACTTCATTTGATACTTCAACTTTCATtactttgcaatttttttttttttaaagtttaaaaattatcaatttaatgtatccaacttttaattttttgtaatttcacccGTCCgttaaaatttaacgaaaaattatagcGGAGGTCGTGAAAATCaccaaaataccctcatttttttttttttgcaaaaaaataaagaatgatctaataattttgtaattttataaagtttatctGGATATAAggtttattttactattttactGTTTGATtgaaccataaaccctaacggGAGAGGTgcaattgcaaattttttataatttgatacAGTAAgttgagagtttttaaattttgagagagatattgcaaaagtaatgaaagttcaaaaatattagtaaagttttccgttaaatttttcTGTCATGAAAAAGTCGCAGACATTTGAGAGCTAGAGTTAGTGGTCATTAGATTGAATAGTGAGAACTTACTTAGACAGGTAAATCCTATATAAATTTTCTCACATTTTATTTGTTAACTCTAACAAAATTGTTGGAAATACAGATCTTGTTAAGATTTGGTTTGGTTAGGCACATTGCCACATTTTTCCACACGAAAAGAGTGAAAATGATAGGAGAAAAGGTATAAggtatttttttagatgaattgctctgttatttatttatttgtctcCAACCTCCAAAGACGCCTGACTGACCGTAtataactagttttttttttttttttttgacatttccaCACAAGAGAGGGAGGGGAGATTTGAACTAGTAACTTTCGTTTCATGAGGTGTGGTCTttaaccgattgagctacctttTATGGACGTATATAACTAGTTGATCGAACagtaatttatcattttccttgcAATTAATTTAATGAACATAATTTTGTATACTGAATTAAATATATAACcaacaataaaatatatatatatatatatatatatatatatatatatatatatatatatatatatatatatatatatatatatatatatatatataaccaacaAACCATTACGCTGCATGGACCCTGATTACCTAAAAaaggtaaaataataataaaaaaatccctAAAGAATATTCAACGTACAAATCTACGAATTAAGTAATacacaaattttattattttcaacatCAAATATAATCAGCAACTTAATTAACTCTGCATGGCCCCTAGTTGCTTAAAAGTCTAAAagaataattataatattaagaAATATTCAACGTACAAGAAAGGTGTGAATCAGGTATGAGGGCCCGTTTAGTAATCTCCCTTCTCTCCACTTTTCTTgtggaagaatttttttttttttgagttcgaataaaaaataattgatgtgatataaagtataaaaaatttatataaaaatgtagaagaaattttgtattgtaatgaatttttttatttaaataataataaaaagttgttgatgcaataaaaaaaaaaaaattaagaatgttttgaattgatatttgttgagaaaagtaaaaataaggaGTTGGGGGAAGAGGAGGGGAGGGGGTTATTAAAAAGCTAATCAATGGACCCCGCACCTTTGGTCAAGACAATTGAATAATTTGCCCACATGCCCTACTTTTCAATAAACCACCCCTCATGAGTTGGTCCATAGTCACTAGTCATACATTCACAGCCAAGCAAAAAGGACCAAAATCTCcttctctcgctctctctctctcttctctgctGCTTTTTGACCCATTAAACTCACCGGATCGAGCCGGCATCGAAAGCCTCCTACCCCATTAAAACCACCCCCATTTCTCATGCTCTAATTTTCATTCTCCAACACCCACCTACCTTTTTGcctcccttttctttctctcatctcATCCAAATTCATATATACCCAAAAGAAATCTTTCTACTTTTGCATCCAATCCTTAACCCACAGCTCACACTGGGGTTCAAAGTTTTCTCAAACatgtttttgattttcttcttcGCTATCGTCTCTCTTCTTATAATCCTTAGGCTATTGTCAAAGACATCCATAATTCACATTTTCTTGATATGGTGGCGATCTTTTGGAGACCGGTTTCACGTGTACCAGACCTACAAAATCCCACAGTACAACGAGAACTGCCAAGAAAACCAG contains the following coding sequences:
- the LOC133856900 gene encoding uncharacterized protein LOC133856900; translated protein: MGGSSETKFLQELVLYAASAALSCLVLFAGLRHLDPNREAAKKAVEHKKEIAKRLGRPLIQTNPYEDVIACDVINPDHIDVEFDSIGGLETIKQALFELVILPLRRPDLFSHGKLLGPQKGVLLYGPPGTGKTMLAKAIAKESGAVFINVRISNLMSKWFGDAQKLVAAVFSLAYKLQPAIIFIDEVDSFLGQRRNTDHEALTNMKTEFMALWDGFTTDQNARVMVLAATNRPSELDEAILRRLPQAFEIGIPDRRERAEILRVVLKGESVESNIDYDRLASLCEGYTGSDLLELCKKAAYFPIRDLLDEEKTGKRSSAPRPLTQSDLEKVLATSIKTKVAASEYTGLTSQSAGWSRNREPADYQVQAAISELSKLVVSQILNIQSDAPDQ